ATACTTCAGGGAATGATACTAGAAAACATTTCCAACAGTACCTATTAATAAATTGACCCAAGGAACGTGATAGTTATCATGGATGAATTATAGCTTTAACCACCCCTCAGCCCAGTGGCATTGGTAGGCCAAAAGAGAATGATCATTTTAATAACTGTTCTTGAAAAACTCCCAATTGTTATctagaagaatttattaaattcccAGGACTACCAAGATCTTATTGATGTACCTGTCTTCCCTCATCCCCTACAaatttaattactttaaaaaaattttttttacaatttatgtCAATTTAGTGATACCCAAGTAAAATAGTATggtcttattttgtatttcttctatgATTAGTATTTGGAATgtgtttttatataattgttgATAATTTGTGATTCTTTTCAAAACTATTCctgtcctttgaccattaattTTTTCAGCATGATTTATTCTCAGGGTTCTCCATGAAGCCATGCTGCCTCTTTGAGAtcactgtttccttttctaaaaggtCTCTGACCTTTGGATCATCCTTGTAATgatacattctagaattttgctggGAATTAACATCGAGCTTACTGACCAGTCATTTCCTGGGGTTGTCCCACACTCTTTGCATTGTTTTGCAAAGCACTGACAGGGACTCTACAATGACAGTTATCCCTTCTTTGGGTACAAACAgttcttacttttaaaattttacattataCAAATTagattttacataaaaaattGTGAAcgaaattcattcattttttaaaaatctgttaatTTTACTATGTActactctctttccctctccctcttcctctctttctctctctctctctctctctctctctctctcttcctccctctctctctctcttactcttgtTCTCGCTcattctcttgctctctttctccaCACCTGCATTTCAACCTGGTCTCCCACcccacaacaataacaagaaaaaaaaattttttttttaaaaacccgtGTGTGAAAGCAGCACCAATGGGACTTGGCTTGAGATCTCCAGTTCAAAGAGAGGAGACTCTTTGTTCCCCTCTACCCACATGTCCAATCCCTGCTGGGCTGTCTTCTTTCACTCTGCACTGAAGTGCTGAATGTGTGTCCCCCATCATTGCATGTCCCCTGTGTCTCCTTTCTGTAAATTTATCCAACCTCCACATATCTGCTTATTCTTCCTCTCAGTTTTTGCCAGTCCCCCATATGGCTGGCCCTGGCTcccacttcctccccttcctcctctgtcTCTGGCCTCTTCCTTTCATGGGTATATAGTCCCATTtctacctccctccctttcctctgttCAGCGCTAAATTTGcattatataaaaattgttttacatggaaATCTGAAGAATGATCCACTTACATAAAGTGGATCCTCTGTCTTCTATTATATAGTCTCATTATCTGGAACCAGTGGCTTCAACTCACAAACTTATCATAGCCTTTGgtttctatttttgtaaatgtgCAGAGTAATGATGTATAGAGAAGTATCATAGTTAGAAAGATTATTGGATTTGGAGCCATAAGATTGACACTTATTAACATGATGACACTGTGCAAGTTACTGAATCAGTCTTAGTTTCTCTGTTAGGAAAATGTAATAACTCCTTCATTCTGATATTTTGAGGATTAGTGTAACAtacttttgtaaatttttattgactttgTAAATATTCAGTGTCACTATAAATGATTgttttaccttaaaaaaaattgatagtctTTTGATGAGGGAGACAGAAGATAAGACTGAATATAATGCAGAGGAAGCAGAAACttcttacatttttaaatttttctttcagagTGGAAGACTGAAACTGAAACTAAGTATTCAACTCCTAATCCATTCATTTTTTGGGAACAGTCATCCCAGGAAAAACTCATAAAGGATGCTGCCTGTGTCTCCAAATTGGGAGACAGCTCTGAATGTCACTCCAGcttaaagaggaaggagaaaaaggagaagaaacatTCCAGGCAAGTAAAAATCACCCAGTGGAAAATTTTTAATGAAGCAAGATGCCATGAATTCAATCAGAATGGCAAAAAGATTTAGGACAAGTCCTTTTTTAGCTATACAGACTGTCTGTAAAAAAGAGTCTCCATAAATGTAATACAGAGAGTAAAAGTTTCAGGCAATATTCTGACCCAAGTCTATATTGACTATACAATtgcttttttctgaaaaaaaaaaaaattttttttgcagtttCTTCAAAGAAATTTGATAGGCAGTCCATCAGGGATAATTCAGGTCTTACAGAAAATTATGTATTATTAGAGGAAAAATTTATGAATTCAaaagatgtggggaaattgactagcattcattatttgtttcttctcATAGGGTTCATATTGGAGAGAaaccatataaatgtaatgaatgtgggaagagTTTCTGCTGGAGCATACATCTTACTCGACATCAGAGATTTCATACTGAAAAGAAAtcttatatatgtaattattgtGGGAAGGCCTTCTTCAAGAGTCAAGTACTTATTCAACATcaaagaattcacactggagagaaaccctatgagTGTCATGAATGTGGGAAGACCTTCCGCCAAAGCATACACCTTATtcagcatcagagaattcacactggagagaaaccttatgaatgcaaCACATGTGGAAAGACTTTCCGCCACAAAACAGGACTTattgaacatcagagaattcatactggagagaaaccttatgaatgtagtgAGTGTGGGAAGGCCTTTAGTCAGAGCACACAACTTAATGTACATCAGAGAAGTCACAAAAGAGAGAAACCATATAAGTGTAATGACTGTGGAAAGACCTTCTGCCAGAGCATACAACTTACTCAGCATCAAcggattcatactggagagaaaccttataaatgtaatgaatgtgggaagaaCTTTACTCAGAAGTCTGGATTTGCCTACCATctgagaattcatactggagagaaaccttataaatgtaatgaatgtggaaagacctTCCGCCAAAGCATACACCTTattcaacatcagagaattcacactggagagaaaccttatgaatgtgatACATGTGCCAAGACCTTCCGCCATAAAACGGGACTTattgaacatcagagaattcatactggagagaagccttatgaatgtaatgaatgtgggaagggcTTCTACCAGAGCAAACAACTTgttcaacatcagaaaattcatactggacAGAAATCTTATCAATGTCATGAAGGTGGGAAGACTTTTCACCAGAATATACAACTCACTCAGCATCAAAGTATTcctactggagagaaaccttattaatgtaatgaatgtgggaaaattcCACTAGAACATACCACTCAacatcaaaggattcataatggAGAAAAAGTTTATAAATGTAACAAATGTGGGAAGGATTTTACTTGAAAGTCTGGATTTGCCTACCCTCTGAGAATTCATActagagagaaaccttataaatataaagaatgtgggaaaaccttcCTTCGGAAAAGAAATTTTCTCAACATTAGAGGATTCCCAATGGAGAGAAAAGTCATGAATGCAGTAAACGTGGGAAGGTCTTCTGGGAGATTACACAACTTAGTCAAATCAGAAAATTCATATTGCAGACAAACCCTATTGAAGTAATGCATGTGGGAATGCTTTTTGCAGAGTGTCCACCTTACACAACATCATAAAGTTCATTCTAAAGAAAAACCTCACAAATataatgaatgtgggaagaccTTCCATCGAAGAAAGGAACTTACTCAACATCAAAGGGTTCATACTGAAGAGAAACGTTATAAATTTAAGAACATGGGAAGGTTTTCATTGGAGAAAGGAACCTACTTGCTGTTTAACTATTAACACTAGCAAGAAGACTTATGAATATAAAGTCTTGTGAAGGTAATAAACATCAGAGAATAACAGGATCTCAGGGTTGGAAAAGAACTCAGAGGTTATCTAActgataactgaaaaaaaaagcctcCCTTTTTCAGCATGCTTATCAAGTGCTTATCTAGGCTTTCCTAGAAGACTTCCAGTGAGGGGGAACCCGCTACCTCATAAGACAGCCCATCCTATTTTTGGGTAGCTCTAATTGTGTACCAGATGGCATTgtatacttttataaatatatgtcatgtatatttacattataaatatataaaggtaCTCATATAAATATGCCAcatagtatatttatataaagacaagttttaaaaaaagggtCTCTCTGAGTTTCAGATGTAGAGTGGCCTTTCCATGGCACCAGAATCCCTTATTTGTCCTTATGTGTTTGCTAACACCCAAGTGCTAACCCATTGAGGGATGTGATGAGAAAGATCAGACTGCTGAGCTGGTTCTCTGACAATGAACTCGATTTCATCTAAAAGTACCTTTCCAGAGTTGAGGGACAGCTATGTGCTGCCACAGTAGATGGAGCTTTGGGTCTGGAATcgggaagacttgaattcaaatccatctcagatgtttagtagctgtatgacctaGGTCTTCCCCTCTGCCTGTTCACTGTAAAAATGTGGGTAATAACAGCGCCTCTCCACCAGGGTTGTgttgaggatcagatgagatcagTGTAGAGAGCGgcatagtgtctggaacatagcaAGCGCTGACTAAGTGCTTGTTTGCTTATTCCTCTGACCTTGCCAGATCAGAGCTGGGAGCTAGGAGTTCTCTATCTAGTTAGTCTCCTCCTCAGAAAAGTTACCCAGCCCCACTGCCTAGAAATAGAAATACTTCCCCTCCTAGAGATCCTCTGCtacttaaaaaaattaccttCAGTGTTATTTTGTGATCTTCAGACCAAGGTGCTCCCCATGATCCTGAACTTGAACCCCATTTTGCTGTAGATGAGATGCAGTTGGGAGGATCATCAAGACCCTCAGAAGTGTTCCTTCTTATTGATCAGAgccaaagaggaaaggaaaaaaaccccagaaactATTGCCTAGGCGATCTTAGATATGCAGGGTGTCCCCAGTGTCTTAGTTCAGATTTGAACAATTAAAACTTCATGATGGCTTCCTGTTTTTGAAGCATTACTCACTTAAAGTTACAGGAAAGTTTCTGGGACCCCCAGTGACAAGAGGAAGCAGTGGGGCTGGCTGTGCCCACCATTTGACTTTAATTTGGCTTCCAGGTAACTGAGGTAGCAGGAGTGGAGCTGGAGTATGGGGTGGGATGAATCAAGGAGGTGTTGGGAGCTGGTAATAGATCCCACTTTCTATACCCTAGAACCTGATTGTGATGTTGAGCCTTTAGAGAGAGGCAGTTAACACATAAGAAGGCAGCAGAAAGTTGATCACTAGAGAGATGAACTTGAGGGAAGAACCACCAATTTTAAAGGCAACCGATGCCTGTTTAATGAGAAGACTGTCTCCTCTTCATTTAGTCATTTTAGggaagtaggatttttttttcccaataaggaAACCTTTCTTTTAGAATCTATtcatttttagtagtttttttctttcaaatttcgaGTCCCAAATTCTCTCTACACCCACTGAATAGGCAAACAATATAgtattaattatacatg
This sequence is a window from Sminthopsis crassicaudata isolate SCR6 chromosome 1, ASM4859323v1, whole genome shotgun sequence. Protein-coding genes within it:
- the LOC141557255 gene encoding uncharacterized protein LOC141557255 codes for the protein MAPDYLTSRAQQELVTFQDVAVDFTLEEWGFLGPAQRELYQEVMLENYWNLVCLGLVISKPNMINLLEQGRAPWTLEEEVLSGTCGGEPEWKTETETKYSTPNPFIFWEQSSQEKLIKDAACVSKLGDSSECHSSLKRKEKKEKKHSRVHIGEKPYKCNECGKSFCWSIHLTRHQRFHTEKKSYICNYCGKAFFKSQVLIQHQRIHTGEKPYECHECGKTFRQSIHLIQHQRIHTGEKPYECNTCGKTFRHKTGLIEHQRIHTGEKPYECSECGKAFSQSTQLNVHQRSHKREKPYKCNDCGKTFCQSIQLTQHQRIHTGEKPYKCNECGKNFTQKSGFAYHLRIHTGEKPYKCNECGKTFRQSIHLIQHQRIHTGEKPYECDTCAKTFRHKTGLIEHQRIHTGEKPYECNECGKGFYQSKQLVQHQKIHTGQKSYQCHEGGKTFHQNIQLTQHQSIPTGEKPY